The Kwoniella mangroviensis CBS 8507 chromosome 1 map unlocalized Ctg02, whole genome shotgun sequence genome window below encodes:
- a CDS encoding diphthamide biosynthesis protein 2 codes for MSDAFSTPAEHALVHPELESIAESARAGPSSMGDGNEGISIEEAFEVDETVKRILEGGYKTIGLQFQDELLPSSVQVYRSIQMKIQHTGAQAYVLADSTYGNCCPDVLSCLHLPADFLVHYGHACLTPTDALPVFYVFPRRKLDITHAAEQFSEVSKEELSEGGKKGVVVVWDVSFDWLADEIQKTFSKIAPHPINFATIQKPPTSSSPTPPASGSDIKGKGKAPALRSIEPPKGVDISDCVIWYIGEEGRSSINLQMSYADNPLYLYSPSSSSVLSLHRQTSRLLQRRLFALHQAMSADIFGLIVSNIGLSSSQPLLHQLRSDLQKARKKSYTLSVGRLNPAKLANFAEIECFVLVGCNEGGLVDNSKDFLRPIITPWELELALQGEGGSWQPEKWTLNLGKVLEEAQERNSAETTNTNGVQNGNEDEDDNDGPEFSLITGKMRTKKTFHGATDSTEIPSEGIQSMTLRNQNFTLAKLESAGSNFLASREFRGLEPRYGMDEPTLLEEGRSGVARGYTEEKQ; via the exons ATGTCCGACGCATTCTCAACACCCGCTGAACATGCCTTGGTCCACCCTGAACTAGAAAGTATAGCTGAGTCTGCCAGAGCTGGACCTAGCTCTATGGGAGATGGGAACGAAGGGATAAGTATAGAAGAGGCCTTTGAGGTTGACGAGACTGTTaagaggatattggaagGTGGCTATAAGACT ATCGGTCTCCAATTCCAAGACGAATTATTACCTTCTTCGGTACAGGTCTATAGATcgatacagatgaagatccagCATACAGGTGCTCAAGCTTATGTTCTGGCTGATAGTACTTATGGAAA TTGTTGCCCAGACGTATTGAGCTGTCTTCATCTCccagctgatttcttggtaCATTACGGACATGCATGTCTGACACC GACCGACGCATTACCTGTATTCTACGTCTTTCCTCGACGTAAGCTCGACATAACCCACGCTGCCGAGCAATTTTCGGAAGTCAGTAAAGAGGAACTAAGtgagggagggaagaagggtgTGGTTGTAGTCTGGGATGTATCGTTCGACTGGTTAGCGG ATGAGATACAAAAAACCTTTAGCAAAATAGCACCTCATCCTATAAATTTCGCAACCATTCAGAAACcacccacctcctcctcgCCTACTCCTCCTGCGTCAGGATCAGATatcaaaggaaaaggtaaagCTCCTGCTCTCAGATCTATCGAACCACCCAAAGGAGTTGATATTTCAGATTGTGTAATCTGGTAtatcggtgaagaaggaagaagtagTATCAACTTACAGATGAGCTATGCGGATAACCCT CTATAcctctactcaccttcatcatcatccgtccTCTCCCTGCATCGTCAAACGTCCCGACTCCTTCAGCGTCGTCTATTCGCATTGCACCAAGCGATGAGCGCCGACATCTTCGGACTGATCGTCTCGAACATCGGCTTGTCATCTTCCCAACCATTACTACATCAACTTCGTTCGGATCTCCAAAAAGCCAGAAAGAAATCGTATACCCTATCTGTCGGACGACTGAATCCTGCGAAACTTGCCAATTTCGCTGAGATTGAATGCTTCGTCTTGGTTGGATGTAATGAGGGCGGGTTGGTGGATAACTCGAAGGATTTCCTCAGACCGATTATTACGCCTTGGGAACTTGAGTTGGCTCTTCAGGGAGAAGGGGGCAGTTGGCAGCCTGAGAAATGGACATTGAATTTGGGCAAGGTactggaag AGGCTCAAGAGCGTAATTCTGCTGAAACAACCAACACGAACGGTGTACAGAACGGcaacgaggatgaagacgataaTGATGGACCTGAATTTTCCTTGATCACTGGAAAGATGCGTACTAAGAAGACATTCCATGGAGCGACAGATTCAACAGAGA TCCCCTCGGAAGGTATACAATCTATGACACTGCGAAATCAAAATTTCACCTTGGCCAAATTGGAATCTGCAGGAAGCAATTTCTTAGCGTCTAGAGAGTTTAGAGGATTGGAACCTAGGTATGGGATGGATGAACCTACTTTGTTGGAGGAAGGTAGGAGCGGAGTGGCTAGAGGGTATACTGAGGAGAAACAATGA